From the genome of Athalia rosae chromosome 3, iyAthRosa1.1, whole genome shotgun sequence:
ACGTTTCACcgaatgtttaattttttcttttaaaaatttcaaccgcaaCGACCGTATACGAGATAATTAATGGCAATTCTATTGGgtgtacgtataagtatattattTCGCATGAGAATTCAAaggattgaaaattgatttttttccaagtttcttattttatttaatgtcAATAAACGCGATGGATCGGGTTGCTTCATattcgtgtacgtgtgtgttaCGCTCTTTTCCGgtgttgcaaattttttatcgtacggTTACGTAAATGCAATTTAATGTAACATCAGAAGAATCGTTcagatttttatatacatacatacgtacatttcGTAAATTAACTaggtaaaataataacgtaGAATGTTCCAAGTATACAACTTTAGACGGCACGTGCATGCGAACGGTGGCGCAATAGTATCTCTAATATAATATTGTCGTTTCATTGTAACGCTAAACTATAGCCGGCAATTAGGCTtcgtctatacgtatacgtggtcgcacacatgtatatgcatatatttgGGGAACGGTGCAGCTGCCCGGGACAGCTGGTACACCTACATGCATCTCGGTTTAATcgacatatatttttatttatgataCAGAGTTATATTTTTGTACCGGGTACGGTACACAACAACAGCGGGTACCTCGTTTCATTAAAAGTCATATAACGTACGAGGGGTATGCAGAATTCATCTCGACGCGATGCACTTCGATTATAATCATGATATCGATGTTTTTGTTCTCCGCGCCGCCGGCTCTCCGAAATAATCCCAATTATCGTTTGTCGCTACCGTTGCGAATGCGCACAATCCTAATAATTGGCGATTGTTCGACCGGTCGAGCGAACGGGGTAAACGTGGACTCGATGTGCGAACGATCCAGATTTTCAATATAGATCTTTACGCgacgttcgattttcatttccacTTGCGAAGATACCCGACAATTCTCACCCCTCGAATTGGAAATGTTTTTTGGCGAATTCTTTtggagagatgaaaatttcctaCGATTTCACGGCGCGCGGTACAACGACGGGTGTTATTTTACACCGCCGCGCTCGGAGAATCCGAAACACGAGACTTCGGACGTGAGATGAACGCGTGTCTCTTCGATATATCCTTTCACTTTGCCGTttgcacgtatacctacattgAATTTAGAAGCGCACGGGTGATTATTTTCTTACTCCGTGATATAATATCGGTTAAATCTTTGGCGTATAGCATGCACACGTGCGCATATACCAGGTATTTCTACAACTCGATCTTCTCGAGGATTCCTCCGCTCGCAACCGAAGCAATTCTAtacttttcctttcttttctttttcttttttttttttttcgttcaatcggTTTTACATACTTCACTTCAcccgtgtatatacctaccgcaGTTGGTGTTCttttagaaatattttcaacctgCGCAAACGTCTAGAAGAGCTGCTCTTACTTTGAGATGTGGAAACCATTTATTGTAGCTGTATACGGTGGAGGGAGGGGGCGGAGAAACACATCCTTTGTCTAATTTCTTTTCCTACGAATTAGGGTAGCCGCTTTTCGTTTTACATCGCGTCGTGCCGCACTTCATCgaactattttatttctattctccTTGCGCGTTCTAACGTCCTACCGATACACGCGGGTACACCCCTGGTGTACGCGTACGGTCGGGTTCTCGGTGTTGGACAGGAAATGCAGGAAGTACCTCTTCATAGGCGTAGCGCGACGAGAAGGTGGTTGCCCCCTTTGATCGGTACAAAACTTACAAAGGATCCGAACGCAGGTTCGGCTTACGCGAGGGCACGTATAACTGCAGAGGTCATATACACACGGCGAGCGGTCGGCCGTATAAACGCAAAGTTCGAGGAGAATGAGAGTCCGTAATTTCAACCACCGCTATACCGCcgagtgaatttttgtttttacttcaCTTTTCAGTTTCCTTTTTTGACCCATACACTCGTCCGCTTGAATTCTGCAACGTTTTTTtacgttcctttttttttttattcgttttattctactttactttgatttcttttttttctttgttttttatatttacacCCGACGAGCCAAACGGCTCTTTAAAAACCTGTTCGTGTGCCACGCGCTCGATGCAAACGTGGTCCATTATTAtaagcgatatatatatacatatatacttctTTTCGGTCGGTGTTATACGTACAGTACGTTATTATACACCGAACAAACTTCTAACGGACGCGACTCGAAAGTGACCAATAATATCCGTATACAATCGCCGTCGAAATAATGTGGCCTTGATATATagttacgtacctatataattataatgcgTCATCCGttattcaagaatttctcatACGTGttatcatatgtatacgtatgtgataATTATCCAGCATCTCGGGCGCGTGCGATATTCTCCCTCAAACGATGCGGGGTAGCTCTCGAGTGGACTTCTGTTCTTTTGTCCCCATATTCTGACGCGCGTCGGCTGAATTAACATCCGGGAAATTTTAGCCGAGAAATTTTCCTGCCTGATCGCGTTACGAGCTCACACTCGTATACCGTGCTGCGTGCCGCTGCGGCTGAACAGgtatgtaataatatgtaGGTAAAACGGTAACGGTCTACCGGGAAATGCTAATTGTTACagagaccccccccccccccccccctctcccccctcgCCTCTGTGAATTTTACAGAAAGcgaaggaaattttcaaacggaaacaaaaagaaaagacaacgAGGCAGCTTGCTTGGGggcaaattatttttcattgactCATAAATTTGCGAATAAATCGAGCGCGTTATTCCCCCATACTTTGACGTACAGAGTCGCTCGGTAATGGGCAAAACAGTGTACACTATCGAAACATAGGTGTCCCAGTTACGTACACGTTACGATTTCAATGTTCGGCAGTAGTTGCGCGTTGCATTGAAGACGGATATAGATTATGATAATGTGCCCATGCGGTGGCggcaaaacacacacacacacacgcggtTTACGGGTTAGTCACCTTTCACTCCGCGGGGATATACGGCGGTCTCtctaatatacgtatacccgttcAACATTTACGCCAGAAATACTCGGCGTTATCAGGCCGATTGTCGCACGAAGAAATCACTCCTCTCTCCCCTCGCGTCGTCGAATCGATTCGCGAGCGGTCCATGTCCGATCGCTGACGATTCCGAGGTATTTACCTCACTTCTCCGGTCCCTTTCCATCTTCTTCTCGACATCCGGTGGGCGACCGGTCGAACGACGCCGCATTAATTAACCGCtcgctcctctttttttcctccttccccGTACCCGCGGGCTTCCATGGCGAGGGCGTACACCGCGTATACAAGTATACACAATTTACCGAATATcctcacatttttttccaccgatacGCGCACCACGAATTCGTACAACGTTCGTTCTTCGCCTAATTGTAATGTGTGTGGGTTTTGTGACGCGCGGCAGATGTGCGAGCGGAGCGGAGCTCTCAGGAAGTTTGGTTTTACACGGGGGGCAGCTGCTACGGGTAAACCCGCCGGACTACCCCGCGactctcgtacgtacgtacctatgtaacgCCCTTTCCGCCGTCCCGATTGCACGGGTGTCCTTAAAATTTTAGTCCATCGACTTCGAAGACGTCGTTACTCGCGGAGCCccacatttatttttccgtccACGACACGTTGCTCCAGTTTTCCTCGATCTTCTCCGATCGAGTTTGAATCGATGCCGAATTCTCCCTAGCCACTGTGAAAaagtcggggaaaaaaaaatggatcaacGTCTGGACGAAATTTCGTGGAGGGCGGGGACGCGCGAGGGATGCGGCGGTACGGTGTGCGGGTATTTTGTATACGTGAAACGTCTGTCTGTTGACCAGATTGTGAGGGCAGAATATGTTGCAGCTGCTGGCGGCAATAGCAGCTGCTTTCGGcccttatattatattttttgacgCTCGTCAGCAGCCTCTCTTTCGAAGAGGTTTGCttctatgtatacctatacgtacgtatacctatatccacgTGTGTCGTTGTTGCCGTACGCCGTGTAAATGGCCCGAAACCAGGTGTTTCCACGTCCGTGTGCCGCCGCACATGCGGCGCGGAGTTgagaatttcgattttctttgtcCACGAGtggaggacgaggacgaggacgaggatcCGACGGCAGATGATGCCTCCCTCGTTCTCCCCGGAGATCCCTACGGTATCACCACCTTGCGCCTGTAATCCTGTGAATTCGATGCGtcttttttttagcctcctCAGCCACCTTCGAATACCTCGGAATTATACCGAGCAGAATTTCCGATAGATCGAAATTCGACTCGTTACGtctttcgttcgaaattcttcTGGGATAACCGCAGATCAACGGAGCGATAAAATGACGTTGACCAACCGCCGATGATATAAATATGCTAAATTTCTCGTAATACTATCGTCGTAACTTTTGACGATTTCCGGATAATCTCTTACGCCTCGCCAAAATGTATACAacgttccaaaaaaaaaggctaGAAAATTTTACCGGCGAAAGTCGAATCCGTACGCGGtgacgaagtttttttttctaatttttttctctcctcttctcttttacgGAAtcgaagatgatgatgaaaaaaaaaaaagaaaaaacgtccCGAATCCGACTCAGACCGCAATCTTCGGACGAACGGCGCTGCCGTGATTTTCGACTGACCCGATTGCGCAAGCAGCACGCGTGTGTATATggtcattaattattttcgcaAGGCGATGCAGCTGCTCCATTTTATacagcgtatacgtataaaacttGCGATACACCATCCCCGTTACCCTGCGAGCGAACGAAGAAAGGTGattctctctatttcttttttttttcttcgtcgtcgtttttctcCTTGTCTCTTATTacacggagagagagagagaatgataTCGCTGTATAATGTAATCGGGGGATCGTTTATCTCTTCATTGCCCAAGTGAGCGACCTTTTCGTTTTGTGACAAACGCTATTTACCCGCTGCACCTTGTTACACGCGACAaaatgcatacgtatatatgcatcGGATCGGTGTGCGCGTACGAGCGACGTGCAAGGGAATAATAACGTGGATACAGGAGGATAGTTATACCTAGCATGTGATGTGGCTATAGGCAGCGAGATCGAGTGGAGGAGCGGAGTCGCTCGGCTCTCTCTTGGAGTTCAGCAGAAGAGGCATACGCGTAGCGGCTAAGAGCGACTTCGAGGAGACCACGAGGCGGAGGTACACAACCATTCCATTTTCATTCCCATTCCCATTCCCAACGGTGACTGTACCGCGGTGGAAGGGGGAAGGTCGAAGAAGGCCGCAGCTGCCCTGCCCGGGTCTTCCAACTTCCAACCCATCGGCGTGTACCTTTTACAACTATAATGCGATCGGCCGCACTCACCTCGTCTCGTCAGCGCGTAAAGTTCAACGAGCGCAGGTTCACGTACCACCGTCCGTACGTCTTTCGTACCTACGACGCGACGATTCAACCGCGAATCGTcattattcattcgatttgCATTCCTCCTTGTACTCGATTACTCGAAATACTCACATTTCAGAGCGGCTCTTCCAATTCGTTGAGATCGTCGATGGATCTTTTCCCACGTCAATCGAGagacgttttttctttcgaggaAGTGTCCCGGAAgatggaaaacaaaatggcgtcCGCGAGATCCCTCGACGGAATTAACgcgcgtcttttttttctctttatcgcGGATAACGCCGTCGAGTCGAGTATCCggatcgaacgattcgcgTAGGCGCTGAATTTTCCGAACAGGTTAATCGAGCAAATCGCAGGAAGAgacacggggggggggagtcgaGCCTCAAGGCTGCCCTGTGCATGTGCCGGATCGCCCGACGATCCTTCGtttcccttctctctctcgcgttTCGAATAACATCaatctctttttcccttctatCACCCTCCTTCTTTCTCGCGAGAAAACCGCGCGGAGGTAATACCCCGTCCGTCTTCGTCGCACACGCGCGACCGTAGCCAATCACAGCCCCCCGTACCTCCGGGGCGGACGACGTGCAGCTGTCTCTCCCGATCCTGTGCTGTTTCCTCCGCTCTTCGTACACCGACCCACCGACGTTTCAGTCTGCCGCCGAGTCTTCGAGGGTAAGGACGTACGGCGCTCCTCGTCTCCGCGTTCCAAACTTTCGAAGGTCCTTCGAATTCGTGCGAAACGATCCGTCCGAGTGAACAACGAAAACGGGAAACGGGAATCAACGACTCCGGATCGTTTCGAGGAGCCCGCGGTTTCTCCGACCTCGAGAGCCTCAGGCGAAAAGGGAGACCGAAATGTGTGTGACACCGTTGACAAGTGCGTGAGGCGATATCACCGCGCGattgataaataaacagggaCGGTTCGTCGCTCGCGTCCCCGGTATATGAATGCGATAAACGGTGAGAATAACAGGATCGGTAAGCGGTGCGAATCCTCCCGTCCCTACGGAGGAAGAGGGAACGTCGCCTCCTGTCGAGCCTCGATTATCGCCAAAATGGTTCGCGGGCTCACGCAGTGGACGAAAACGCTCAGCTTTCCCGCGAGGGTCTCACCCCAAAGACCCTCGAAGGAGGCCAAAGTTTTTCAAGTCAGCCCTAGCTCCAGTCCAACGTCGCCGCCGAGCCCCATAGGCGACAACATCGACAAGCCAGCTGTCATAAACGAGGAGGTGagggcaacaaaaaaaaacaaacacaaacACAAACAAACAATACGAACCATCGGTGGAACGTCGTTGGGACGTCCCGTTCGCACGTCAAAATGAGGGGTTGTTTTAAATAAAGGACGACGAAAATATTATCTCGTAATCCTAAAGTGACGACCGTTGTTTGTACGGAATATGGGAATTCGATTGATTGAGAAACTTGAGTCAATGAATAgggagggttttttttttttttcttccgatcacGAACTCGGGTATTCGAGGGTGACAGTCGTCGGCTGTCGGTGTTGACGAGAAAACCACGCGGGGGTGCGTGAttcggaagtttttttttttttttacttcgttagACGACGTCACCTTCGATTTCACTTTCGttgacatttcttttttcgtcgcgCGTTCCCCCCAAGCTGCGGTAAACTTCGAATGCAACGAGCTATCGATTCGCCAGAAAGATACAGGTCTGACAATAGTGCCAATTAACAACGGATTAGCCTCCTTAAATCACCGCGAACTAGTTTAGCATATAGGATTAAATGGAATTTTACCTTGAATCCAAATCCGCGGatttatgtatatcgtacCGAAGTCCGTTTCGAATCTGATACACAACACACGTGTATTCCGTTAGCTGCCTCCTTCcttttcccccctctctctctctctctatctctctctctctctctctctcctcatcTTTCAAAGATCACACGCAATAATAACGTATACCGCACGTTGTTACATTTTTCGCTCCAGACCTTATCAGATGGtttctcccatttttcttctttccgtttcctctccttctctctcgctGTTCCAGCCAAGGAAGGACGTGGGCACGATATTCCACGTATTACGTGATTATTCGCACATGTACAAATTCACTTCGTACTCTCGTAGGCGCAATTACCCTTACGATCGCCTTTATTATCTGGAAACGTGTATCGGCTCAGAGGGCGGATGACGAGTATTCGGCGACAATTCCCCCGACGTAGTTGTTTTTGTACGCTCGCCGGAAACCGCAGGTCCGActgcagaaaaaaacaatatgtgAAATTCAATATCGTGTTCAACGGTGacgagattttcattttcattttttatcgtcgtgTCCGGCAGCTTCTTCGccgtacgacgacgacaacgggAATCGAACCTACTCGCGCGTTCCGCGTTATCGGGATTCTCACCTTCCGCACCCCCTGTGCGTCttacgggggcggggggggcgagggaattttccgacgacTTGTCGCGACGCGTTGCGAGGATgggcgataaaaagaaaaaaaaaatggggagaaACGAAGAGCGTAACGTTACGAGGTAAGGGCCGGGGCTGCGGCGAGGAGCGAAGAATAAGCGAGGAACGAGCGAAGCGGCGACGAGGACGGGGTCGGAACGGCCAGCCGGTGGGTCGCGGTCTCGCCCTGCCTCGGCTCGGACCCGAGCTCGCCCGTCTCGGCCCGGCTGCCGGTGGTTGCTGGTTCTCCTTGGTCGGCGGAAGCGTGGGAACCGAGCGCAACGGATGGCCTCGGCTCCTTCCGCGAGGGCTCGGCTCCCTCCGCCTCGGAGGGATCGCGAAACTTTTACGCGCGCGGTTAGGGAACTCGC
Proteins encoded in this window:
- the LOC125500212 gene encoding uncharacterized protein LOC125500212, producing MLGLQAQGGDTVGISGENEGGIICRRILVLVLVLHSWTKKIEILNSAPHVRRHTDVETPGFGPFTRRTATTTHVDIVARENSASIQTRSEKIEENWSNVSWTEK